In one window of Arachis ipaensis cultivar K30076 chromosome B06, Araip1.1, whole genome shotgun sequence DNA:
- the LOC107648398 gene encoding uncharacterized protein LOC107648398 isoform X1: MRHQQQLEAEEDYQSRVLYELCSMIHRTLKFPYHPYPFPSSSSSSSSSSSQPWWTMLSWAAVSSSQNSPAAFASMFLGISLTLMLFGSATFLVGFIMLPWVTLLVVIFCVASLVSNLSKLLNRLILGSTTFHNNDFTYEARKFLKL; this comes from the exons ATGAGACACCAACAACAACTGGAAGCTGAAGAAGATTACCAATCAAGGGTTCTATACGAGCTATGTTCCATGATCCATCGCACTCTCAAGTTCCCTTATCATCCATATCCATTTCCTTCTTCTTCCtcgtcctcctcttcctcctcgaGCCAGCCATGGTGGACAATGTTGTCGTGGGCCGCCGTGAGTTCCTCGCAGAATTCTCCGGCGGCTTTCGCGTCCATGTTTCTGGGCATATCACTTACACTGATGCTATTCGGGTCGGCCACATTCCTAGTAGGGTTCATCATGTTACCATGGGTTACTCTCTTGGTTGTGATTTTCTGTGTAGCCTCATTGGTTTCCAACTTATCCAAGCTCTTGAATCGTCTCATTCTTGGATCCACTACTTTCCACAATAACGACTTCACAT ATGAGGCCAGGAAATTTTTAAAGCTCTAG
- the LOC107648399 gene encoding uncharacterized protein LOC107648399: MADWAPVIIGLVLFVVFSPGLLFQLPGKGRVVEFVNFQTSGISIFVHSLLFFGFMVIFLIAINVHIGSG, translated from the coding sequence atggcagaTTGGGCTCCTGTAATTATTGGTTTAGTCCTGTTCGTGGTGTTCTCGCCAGGTTTACTGTTCCAGCTTCCAGGCAAAGGACGTGTGGTGGAGTTTGTCAACTTTCAAACCAGTGGCATCTCCATATTTGTccactctcttctcttctttggaTTCATGGTTATTTTCCTCATTGCCATTAATGTTCACATTGGTAGCGGATGA
- the LOC107648398 gene encoding uncharacterized protein LOC107648398 isoform X2, with translation MRHQQQLEAEEDYQSRVLYELCSMIHRTLKFPYHPYPFPSSSSSSSSSSSQPWWTMLSWAAVSSSQNSPAAFASMFLGISLTLMLFGSATFLVGFIMLPWVTLLVVIFCVASLVSNLSKLLNRLILGSTTFHNNDFTYR, from the exons ATGAGACACCAACAACAACTGGAAGCTGAAGAAGATTACCAATCAAGGGTTCTATACGAGCTATGTTCCATGATCCATCGCACTCTCAAGTTCCCTTATCATCCATATCCATTTCCTTCTTCTTCCtcgtcctcctcttcctcctcgaGCCAGCCATGGTGGACAATGTTGTCGTGGGCCGCCGTGAGTTCCTCGCAGAATTCTCCGGCGGCTTTCGCGTCCATGTTTCTGGGCATATCACTTACACTGATGCTATTCGGGTCGGCCACATTCCTAGTAGGGTTCATCATGTTACCATGGGTTACTCTCTTGGTTGTGATTTTCTGTGTAGCCTCATTGGTTTCCAACTTATCCAAGCTCTTGAATCGTCTCATTCTTGGATCCACTACTTTCCACAATAACGACTTCACAT acAGATGA